Proteins from one Megalopta genalis isolate 19385.01 chromosome 1, iyMegGena1_principal, whole genome shotgun sequence genomic window:
- the LOC117228988 gene encoding mpv17-like protein 2, protein MIIRKTASTAFKKIHIIGKQLFSPKYLLYTNVAISISLSALGDVLEQHYEILKGDWNKFSVNRTRNMAVSGMSIGIVCHYWYKYLDARLPGRSISTVLKKVVVDQLICSPLCIAIFFVTLGILERNSWSDLKNEIIRKAHILYIAEWVIWPPAQIFNFYFLPTKYRVLYDNTISLGYDIYTSQIKHSNTKSNKNSY, encoded by the exons ATGATCATAAGAAAAACTGCAAGTACAGCTTTCAAGAAGATACATATCATTGGAAAACAATTGTTTTCACCTAAATATTTACTTTATACAAATGTTGCTATATCTATTTCTCTGTCTGCACTAGGAGATGTATTGGAACAGCATTATGAAATACTCAAG GGTGACTGGAATAAATTTAGTGTAAATAGAACCAGAAATATGGCTGTATCTGGTATGTCAATCGGTATAGTATGCCACTATTGGTATAAATATTTAGATGCTAGATTACCAGGACGATCAATTAGTACTGTTTTAAAAAAAGTTGTTGTTGATCAGTTAATCTGTTCTCCACTTTGTATAGCAATTTTTTTTGTAACATTAGGTATATTAGAAAGAAACAGCTGGTCTGATCTAAAAAATGAGATTATTAGAAAggctcatatattatatatagctgAATGGGTTATTTGGCCACCAGcacaaatttttaatttctatttcttacCAACTAAATATAGGGTCCTTTACGATAATACTATATCCCTTGGTTATGATATTTATACTAGTCAAATAAAACATAGTAACACCAAAAGCAATAAAAATAGTTACTGA